GTAAAGTTTGGTTAAGAATAGACTTTGTCACAAAAATCGCAACTcttgtttataattttcttgGTTATAATCGAAAAGCAAAAAGACAAGTCAGCTCCATCTTTCCAATAATCCTCTCTCCTTGATCAATCGCAATATCGAAAAACTCTTTTAGCCTTTTATGCCCTTTAGCTTTGTTCTAGAGCCAATACTACAGGGAGACTCACACTTGcttcaaataatttaattattttcggCTCTTCTTATAAAAATGTCTCCAggtcccctctctctctctctctctctctctctcactcactaCCTTCCTCCTCGATTTCAAACCCTAGATCGAATCTCTCTAACCCCTCTGTTGTTGCAGTTCGAGGAGCCATGGCGTTAGCATCCACCACGTTGCCAGCGAAGACCGGATTGTCTCTTTGGTGTCCCACTTCTCCCTCCCTCGCTCGCCGTCATCCCGCTCGGTTTTCTCCGATTGGTTCCAGAATCGCCTCCAGAGGCGTCGTCACTGCTTCCTTCGCCAACGAGAATCGCGAGTTagtatttctgatttttttcgaATCTGGATAGACGAATTTGTGAATTCGAATTGAGTTTAGGATGGCGTAAATCTTGTTAGGTTTGTGATAATTGGGGGAGGAAATGCGGCGGGGTATGCAGCTAGGACCTTTGTAGAAAACGGAATGGCCGATGGTCGCCTTTGTATTGTCACCAAAGAGGTTAATCAATATCGATCCCTTAAGTGTTTTCTTCTTCAGTATCGTATCGCCCTTGGTTTTACTCTCTGTTTGATTGTTCTTTTGTGTGTGATTGCTGTAATCTTTAGGCTTACGCGCCTTATGAGAGACCTGCCTTGACAAAAGCTTACTTGTTCCCTCCAGAGAAGAAGCCTGCTCGTCTTCCAGTAAGCCTAGCTAGCCCTTCACTTGTACACTAATGTttgatttcatatctattttTGACTTGTTTTATTACTGCTATTTGGTGGAAACATGAAATTTGTGGATTGGGTTCTCGTTAGCCTTGTTTCTCATTTGAAGATTTGTATggtttaattttatgattagtgCGTTTCTCATCGTTAATGTATCTGCCAGGGGTTTCATACTTGTGTTGGAGGTGGTGGAGAGAGGCAAACACCAGATTGGTACAAGGAGAAAGGGATTGAGGTCATTCTTTTCCCAAATTTATGAGTCTTAAGTTTGTTTAATCGTCCAATTTTTCGAATCTACATGGGTGGTTTTTGTTGTGATCTTCTCTTGTGTTAAAACTTTACATTTGTTTTTGGACAGATGATATATGAAGATCCAGTGACTGGAGCTGATTTTGAAAAGCAAACCCTCACAACAAACACTGGGAAGCAGTTGAAATATGGATCCCTAATTATCGCTACAGGGTGTACAGCCTCTAGGTGAGTGAAGTTACATTCTACTTGCAATGAAAAACACCAAGGGCCAGGGCTTCTCAATCTTGTCCATTGATATATTGAATATTTGCTTTCTATTTCTATTGCAGGTTCCCAGATAAAATTGGTGGAAACTTGCCTGGGGTTCACTATATTCGGGAGGTTGCAGATGCTGATTCACTTATTTCATCTCTGGTAAGCTGAGGTCAATCTTACTACTTATGTCATCTCTATATGAAATGTTTCACAATGCGTCGTCAGGAAACTCTAAACTTCCTTGGCACGAAATAACCTTTTCAATATATGATTCAGGGAAAGTCAAAGAAAGTTGTCATTGTTGGTGGTGGCTACATTGGCATGGaggttgctgctgctgctgttgcGTGGAACCTAGATACAACGGTTAGTATTCCGTTGACTTTAATCTCTGAATTGTGCTACTGATGAAGTATATTTTTCGTAATTCGGTGCATAAAAACAAACTATCTGCAATCTTTCAGATAATAAACGAATGAAGTTTCATTTTCGCATGAATATACTAACTTCATCTGCTTTTGTGCTTTCCCCTGTTCAACAATAGATTGTATTCCCCGAAGATCAGCTTTTGCAAAGACTGTTCACTCCATCACTTGCTCAGAGATATGAAGAACTCTACCGTCAAAATGGTGTTAAGTTTGTCAAGGTTAGATATCAACCCACGATCAATGCCTTTGACTGAAAGCACTTGTTTTCCTGTAAACCTGAGAATTTTAGAAAACAGTGAGTAAACTTTGTTCCTCTTTTCTGTTGAACAGGGCGCTTCGATAAATAACTTAGAAGCAGGTTCGGATGGGCGTGTAACAGCTGTTAAGCTTGCCGATGGGTCTACAATTGAGGCAGACACGGTATagttactttttctttttaaagtgATGCAACTTCAACAACTCTGATTAACTGAAAACTGTGATGGTCAATGAAGTTTTGACTCCTGCTCAACCTGTGTATCCTTACTTTACAGGTTGTGATCGGAATTGGAGCTAAGCCTGCTATTGGCCCCTTTGAAACTTTGGCCATGAACAAATCTATTGGAGGTATTCAGGTACTGTTATCGCAGAACACCCTAGTGAATCATTTCTAGCATTCATCAGTTTTGAAGTTATAACGTCACGAGAAATTACATTAGTGTTTTCTACAATCTAAAGGCTGATAAGAGCTCATCTTCAAACCACAGGTTGATGGCTTGTTCAGGACAAGTACCCCTGGCATTTTTGCTATTGGAGATGTTGCAGCCTTCCCATTGAAGGTACTTCGCTGCTAGATACAACATGTTGAGCCACCAATCTTGTGTTGTGTAAACTCATCATGTTATTGTCTGATGAACAGATATATGATCGGATGACCCGAGTTGAACATGTTGATCACGCCCGCCGTTCTGCACAACACTGCGTGAAATCTCTGCTCACCGCACACACTGACACGTAAGCTTCTTCCACTCTGGCATGAATCTGTAGACTTCTGTGTATATCTCTCTCAGACATATCTTCTTCACCTAATAGTACTTCTCTTGCACAAATCATTGCAGATACGATTATCTCCCGTATTTCTACTCCAGAGTATTCGAGTATGAAGGCAGCTCAAGAAAAGTTTGGTGGCAGTTTTATGGGGATAATGGTAAATATTGTTAGTACACAATCATCCAATTACTCAAACAATATATCCACAGTAACTAACCCACTGATTCATATTGGCCAGTGGGAGAAACAGTTGAAGTTGGCAACTTCGATCCCAAGATCGCTACCTTCTGGATTGATTCTGGTAATCATACCTTCCACTTTTACTTACCTCAACTATTGACCCCTGCACTAGCTAAGGACATAGCTTAGCGATTTAACTAACTTTGATGAGTAATTATGGTATTACAGGCAGGTTGAAAGGTGTTCTTGTAGAAAGTGGTTCTCCAGAGGTAAGAAGAGACACTCCCTCATTTCAATCGAGCATATGAATCTGAACCATtgcaatcaattttttttttttttgtgcaaccaTTGCAATCAATTACATATGGGTATTAATGAATATAAAAGCTATAATAATGCCTTGAATTGTTGTGTATATTATCTTTACACAGGAGTTTCAGCTTCTCCCAAAGCTAGCAAGAAGTCAGCCAATTGTCGACAAGGCTAAACTCGCCAGCGCATCTTCAGTGGAAGAAGCCCTCGAGATTGCTCAAGCCGCTCTACAGAGTTAAGAGAGTTGATGAATTTTATAATAGCTTTCGGTTTCAGAGAAAGCAAGCAAGAAACATCTTTATTCTCGGTGAAAGTATTCATCTTTCCATTGAAAATGGTTTTATAGAGAGCACTCTTGTCAATAATCTGCATGAATAAGTTGTCGCCTCTTTTTCAGAATTCATATTTTGCTCATAACAGAGCTTGCTCCACATAAATTCGCATGATAGTCTAATATTgagatttaaagttttttttttaactggaaAACGGTTTGTTCTGCAAAGCGATCATTATGACAGTAAATTTGTAGAAAACAACACAAACTATTATGTATGAGACAACCAGAAAAAATCGCCGGGATAAAAACATTAGGATTGCAAAATGCAAACAAACGTTATcgcaaaagtaaaaaaaaatgcaaacaaaaaaagaaaatgggaTACTTGTCTGCGGCACTAACagttaatgaaactaataaCAGAGCTTCGGAAGAATGTCTTTGACCAAATAAAAAGAGGTTGCCAAGGTAATACTAAAAATAGAAAGGATTATAGTCGACCGTAGTCACACATCATTTGCCCCCAGTGCAAGAGTAGAAATTGGCACAGAAGAACACAGAACACACACAAAAGTAAAGCTGGAGAATTCCCACACAGCTAATTCTCGCGAGTGATCTccactttcttgttttcttctgAGGAGAAAACTAATTCATTTGGTTTAGTATCAGTGGGGCGCGTGCGAAATTACATAGGTTGCAATTTTGGTCTTGTcctgttttcttcttctatagCCTCTTTTCATGTGGCGGTTTGTTGTTTGGGTATATAAAAAGATCATCGACCTTCTAAAGCCTCTTTTCATATTGGGTTTCTCTCATATTCTCTCCTCTGTTCTACAAAGAAAATGAAGGTATTTCTCTTATTTACAAAGTACTAAAAGAttagtcttttttatttttatattgaattAAAAGAGTATTTTATTTCTTCTCATATTTTCTACAGAAAATGGTTGTGATGATGGGTGTTCACGACGAGAGATCGAAAAGGAGAATCATTAGCGCAGTTGCTAACTTCCATGGTAATCCACATCAATCATCAAACAGTTTTCTTTGTATCTTGTCTTGTTCTtgagtttttattttgaaaagacAACCTTTTTTCTTGTTGAcgagtttttttttactgaaaagCCAAAGCTTTTTATTACATACATTCTATAGTTTTGGGGTTCTTTACAGGTTATGAATGGAAACCCATGAGAGATAACTCTTATCTTCtgtcttattatttttttgtcctGTTCATGAGTTTTTATTGAGAAACCAAAGTTTTTGATAACACATATTCAGTCTGTTTTGGGGATTCTTTATGGTTTATGAATTCAAACCAACGAAGAatgaacttttatttttgtctttGTTCATGACAGTCTTTCTAAAaggaataacataaaataaaactggTAGTTACATATTCACTCTGTTCTTGGAATTCTTTGTGGGTCATGAATTAAATCTCCAAAAGTTTGAAATTTGACTGTGTTTTTTCCATGCgttttaattgaaaaaacaaaGCTTTTAATTACACATACATACTCTCTGTTTTTGGGATGCAATAAGGGTTATGACTGAAACAGAGCTTTTGATTGTGATGCGAACTCTATTGTTAACCATTGTCTTGCTCATTATTCCTGTTACTAGGGGTTACAACGATTACCATGGACTCAAAGGATGGGAAGCTAACCATCATTGGAGACTTCGACAGCAGGAGGATCCTCACCAAACTGGAAAAGGGATGGATCAATGCTGAAATGGCCACATTTGGACCTTACGATCCCAAAAAAGAGGCCGAATCTGCTGCAGCTGCAGCCGAAAAGAAGAGGATGGAAGAAAGGGAACGTGAGAGGTTGGAGGGTTCTAGTGGAAACCACAATTTCTATGGTCCTACGCCTACGACGGCTACACATCATCAGATTTGTGTCTGCACTCATGACCCTTACCAAGGCTGCATAATCTCCTAAGAGAGTTTCAAGTGACTAAAAAGGCATATGgtaacttttaatatttgttagaaTTGGACTTCAAACTAGTGTTTCATCTGACGAGTAATGATGTTTTAGATTCCTTCATGGATGTTTTTTATTTCACTATTAGTTTAGTTATGTACATCTAAAACTTTGCATTATAAACCAAAAAGCAATTGTCTATTTCGATTTTGGATTCgaattaatataaaatcaacaaaaaaatcataGCTTTCTtgtgatgaaatgtctgaagaTGAAAATGACAGACGCATACGTCACAAGAAACTCCAGTCGCAATTTCCAAATTTATTCAAATCTGACCAAGAATCAATTTTTCCAATTTAAtatatcatcatcaccatcatcacatTATTcgattttcattgtttttaagAGGGGATTAATAAGGTTCAAAAGGGTGATTACACCAAGTGTCAATTTATATCAGTAGTATCTTCTTTTAATGAGATTGATAATTTAAGGAATATGATTAATCTGATTCACTTCTTCATGAGGAGGATAACAGTGTGAGCTGCAATGCTTCTGTTTTCTCCAAGGCTATCAACTTTCTCATGTGTTTTAGCTTTCAAGTTCACAACAGAAGGATCTGCACCAAGAAGCTTGGAGAGATTGGATCGTATTGTCTCTTTGTGAGGACTAATCTTCGGTCTCTGTAGAATCAATGTGGCGTCTAGGTTTCCTATCTCGCACCCTGCCTCGTCCATGAGTCTcacctgaaacacaaagaaaaacaacatCGTCTCAAGTTCATTTTGAacattttgtttcttatataaACTATGTAACCTCATTACAAAGTGATGATCACCTAACTATAATTAAAGTTCATAGCTTGATTCACATTAGCTTCCATGCAATCAACATCAATATTAATACACTATAAACTGACCCAAAATAAAACTCTATGGTTTCAAACTTGAGTACCTAAAcataaatcatatatgttgcCTCAAGAAAAAGTATCATCAACCCAAGAAGCAGGAACCTAATCTAAACTTGAGTTACGCCAAGATAAAATTAATGTATGCCAATGCAAGAGCGGTAAGATTATAAAATAGCTTAAAAGTGATCACAAAAGTTAACAAGGCACTGGACTAAAGGCTCCAAAATCCACATCTAAAGATTATTATACTCAAAGAGTATTACAGAACCTTGATATTATTAACTAACCAACAGTTACAAACTAACTAAAGTCCATGTGGGGGATAACTAATAGAACATCAAAGGGGAAGGTACAAAAGCTTACAGCTTCTTTGATGAAGACAGAGGATGCAGCTCCCTTCCATTTAGGATCAGAGTCAGGGAAGATCTGGCCTATATCAGGAAGCCCTAGAGCTCCCAAGATTGCATCCACTACACAATGTAGCAACACATCCCCTGCACACAAAACCCCCAACATCACCACATAAGCTCAATTCAATCTAATTCAAAAGCTCAAAACTTTTACCATCAGAGTGAGCTTCGCAGCCTCTATCGTGAGGGATATCAATCCCTCCGATTATCAGAGGGTACCCTGGCTCTAACCTGTGCAGATCGAACCCGTGACCCACTCTAAACGGAAGTGTTCTCACTGATTTCTTCACTGGCTCATTGACGTCGACGGTGGAGGAAGCAGCCGAAGCCGAGACTGAAGAACGATGggataaagagagagactttGGCCTAAGTGTAGAGAACCCATGAACGCTGATCGTCGCCGGCGACGGGATAAGGAAGGGCTTTTTGGTAATTTGAGGGTGAAACAAAGGCGAAGAAGAAGATAGCTGAGTACAAGTAGCCATAGCCATTTCTTCTCTGTTTACAATCAGCCACtctattttacttttattttttttaaaataaaattagatggGCCTATATAACAGcccatttaaaattttttaactaGATCTCTACCGTCGATCAGATCGCATTTCCACTAAACTTTACAGAAGGCCGCGTCGTAGAGTATAACTACCCATCAACTCTGTCGGATTTAGGTTTTCTCCTCTCCCAGCTTTCCCTAAACTCCCTCGCCCccactcttctcttcttttgagCTCCATCGAAACGGCGGCGGATCATCTGCACTCGATCGCCGGAAACTAAGAAGAGAAGATGGCGGCGCCGGAAGCTCCAGTCAAGTACGTCGGAATCCTAAAGGAGTCCGCCGCTTTCCGGCTAATGAAATCAATGGtcagttcaatttttttttcctggaTGATTATGGTAAGCGTATAGATTTCAATAAAAAGGATTGATGTTTTGGAATGGTGATATATTTGTGTGCAGGGATgggaagaaggagaaggactGGGTAAAGACAAGCAAGGGATCAAAGGCTATGTCCGAGTCAAGAACAAACAAGACACAACTGGttcgtttcttcttttttgtcttCTTTATCCTCCCAGTGTATTGCATGTAATGGCCATACAAATATTTATCTGTCATAGTCATAGGACTAAATATTTGAACATTTGGGAGCAGGTGTTGGTGTTGATAAGCCGAATCCATGGGCATTTGATACTACTCAGTTCGATAACATTCTCAAGAAGTTGAAAGTGGTATTGGCTTGTCTATTTTTACTAAATtctctttatataaataatttttaatcctTATTCTTGTGTGTTATTTGCAGCAAGCAGCACCTATCAAGAAAGATGATGGTATTATATTTACCTTTTAACTATTTCAAAGCTCTGTCACTTAGATTATCCTAATGAATTGTTTGTGTTATGTGGCATGTAACAGCTTCGGAGAAGGAAGGTGAAAGTGAAGACGAAGGTGGCAAATCTGATGAGCCTGTCAAGTCCAATGTTGCTAAGGTTACTCGTCCACAAGGAAGGTTGTTAGatattttcttattcttatatatCCCCTTTACCAATTCTCTGTGGCATTCTGTTTTGAGTGTTTTGTGTCTTGTTGTTTTGTAATTAGGTATAAACGTCGAGAGAAGGGAAAGCTTGTCAATTCATACTCTTCTAAAGATCTTGAAGGAATACTTGTAAGCTTTCTTTCCAATTAGTTCTCTCCTGATTTGATCCGATAATTACAAATATTCATGTCGATTAGCATATTACTTTATAGCTTCTACCCGTTCTTAATTTGTGCATATATTTGGTGGTATTTTATCTGCTATCACCATTATTATAACAAAAGGCAATATGAAAGTCCTAGTGTAATTTGGTCTATATTGTCTTTTTTTGCTGTCGCGTAGGTTAAGCGAACTGAGGAGCCTTCTCCTGCGGTTTGTGACATAGCCGATGCTATGGAGATTGAAATTATATCCGAGGACCAACATCCTGATGTTAAAGGTGTCTAGATTGGTCCTGAAAATCTTGAAATGGGCGCGACTTTGATTTCTTTGTGCTGAAAAATGTTTATTGATCTTTTGAACTGAACAGAACAGAAAATCGAAGAACCTTCTTCTGACTGGTGGGGATTTAAATCCGGGTTTGTCTCGGGCGGTCTTCTTGGAGCTAAGCCTGGCAAAAAGAAATCATCCAAGTCTAACGAGAGAAAAATGTTTTGTGAGGACGATCAAGAGAATCTTTACAACATGGTTCAGGTATgtgtctgcttcttcttctcaagCTTTTCTTATAAAAGAGGTATGGATAGGATTCTCAACTCTCTGGAAATGATGTCTGCAGGACAAAGCCACGGCTGGAAAACAAGGACT
This genomic stretch from Brassica napus cultivar Da-Ae chromosome C9, Da-Ae, whole genome shotgun sequence harbors:
- the LOC106390242 gene encoding monodehydroascorbate reductase, chloroplastic/mitochondrial yields the protein MSPVRGAMALASTTLPAKTGLSLWCPTSPSLARRHPARFSPIGSRIASRGVVTASFANENREFVIIGGGNAAGYAARTFVENGMADGRLCIVTKEAYAPYERPALTKAYLFPPEKKPARLPGFHTCVGGGGERQTPDWYKEKGIEMIYEDPVTGADFEKQTLTTNTGKQLKYGSLIIATGCTASRFPDKIGGNLPGVHYIREVADADSLISSLGKSKKVVIVGGGYIGMEVAAAAVAWNLDTTIVFPEDQLLQRLFTPSLAQRYEELYRQNGVKFVKGASINNLEAGSDGRVTAVKLADGSTIEADTVVIGIGAKPAIGPFETLAMNKSIGGIQVDGLFRTSTPGIFAIGDVAAFPLKIYDRMTRVEHVDHARRSAQHCVKSLLTAHTDTYDYLPYFYSRVFEYEGSSRKVWWQFYGDNVGETVEVGNFDPKIATFWIDSGRLKGVLVESGSPEEFQLLPKLARSQPIVDKAKLASASSVEEALEIAQAALQS
- the LOC106395616 gene encoding heavy metal-associated isoprenylated plant protein 15-like, whose product is MKKMVVMMGVHDERSKRRIISAVANFHGVTTITMDSKDGKLTIIGDFDSRRILTKLEKGWINAEMATFGPYDPKKEAESAAAAAEKKRMEERERERLEGSSGNHNFYGPTPTTATHHQICVCTHDPYQGCIIS
- the LOC106390240 gene encoding 2-C-methyl-D-erythritol 2,4-cyclodiphosphate synthase, chloroplastic-like, giving the protein MAMATCTQLSSSSPLFHPQITKKPFLIPSPATISVHGFSTLRPKSLSLSHRSSVSASAASSTVDVNEPVKKSVRTLPFRVGHGFDLHRLEPGYPLIIGGIDIPHDRGCEAHSDGDVLLHCVVDAILGALGLPDIGQIFPDSDPKWKGAASSVFIKEAVRLMDEAGCEIGNLDATLILQRPKISPHKETIRSNLSKLLGADPSVVNLKAKTHEKVDSLGENRSIAAHTVILLMKK
- the LOC106390239 gene encoding G-patch domain-containing protein 1-like, which gives rise to MAAPEAPVKYVGILKESAAFRLMKSMGWEEGEGLGKDKQGIKGYVRVKNKQDTTGVGVDKPNPWAFDTTQFDNILKKLKVQAAPIKKDDASEKEGESEDEGGKSDEPVKSNVAKVTRPQGRYKRREKGKLVNSYSSKDLEGILVKRTEEPSPAVCDIADAMEIEIISEDQHPDVKEQKIEEPSSDWWGFKSGFVSGGLLGAKPGKKKSSKSNERKMFCEDDQENLYNMVQDKATAGKQGLGIKDRPKKIAGVRYQGKKTSFDNSDDDDDTDEEEEEEEESEEEDDKDSVIENALPAKRKREESEEEDDKDSVIAKRKRDEITEPKIKLKNLCKQILKKDAGSSGSMKLKQLKSLIDEQAPSVLSKFSSRKDAIAYLKLKLERSGKFIVEGKKISLVSKNK